A genome region from Balneolaceae bacterium includes the following:
- a CDS encoding 6-bladed beta-propeller gives MYSRSYDAPLSLFEDHRMVRTFGALGKGPCEYTLAQSFDMSGDSLFVLSTAQSKIITYRISTGECLGELNVGSLVDRSYLARAGGGFYIGRFAYYAGTPDSTVMLHRLEDDGTMRPLELTLGMLDPVPMIYQMPAFTNDFRRQGDRLYAYFRYTNYLVSLDVQSEEVELLPLDLELHREEIEEAGNNFRQVNEIRENDLHGIGRIQASERWIAASEMIGNGNYENTMWLQFYSHQGEPIGRIYTRDYPVAELDGHLVYVLPSEDPSSEYASRLYYREVILQ, from the coding sequence TTGTACTCCCGAAGCTACGACGCTCCGCTGTCGCTTTTCGAAGATCACCGGATGGTGCGCACCTTTGGAGCCTTAGGCAAAGGCCCCTGTGAATACACCCTCGCCCAATCCTTTGATATGTCAGGGGATTCGCTGTTCGTCCTGAGTACCGCGCAGTCCAAGATCATCACCTATCGTATCAGCACCGGCGAGTGCCTGGGCGAACTCAACGTCGGATCCCTGGTTGACCGAAGCTACCTGGCTCGGGCGGGCGGAGGATTCTACATAGGACGCTTTGCCTACTACGCCGGAACCCCCGACAGCACCGTCATGCTGCATCGCCTGGAAGACGACGGCACCATGCGTCCGCTGGAACTTACCCTGGGCATGCTGGATCCGGTTCCCATGATTTACCAGATGCCGGCATTCACCAACGACTTTCGCAGACAGGGCGACAGGCTGTACGCCTATTTCCGGTATACCAATTATCTCGTTTCTCTTGATGTGCAAAGCGAAGAGGTGGAACTGCTGCCCCTGGACCTGGAGCTGCATCGCGAGGAGATCGAAGAGGCGGGAAACAATTTCCGGCAGGTAAACGAAATAAGGGAGAACGACCTCCATGGCATCGGCCGGATACAGGCATCCGAACGCTGGATCGCCGCCAGTGAGATGATTGGCAACGGTAATTACGAGAATACGATGTGGCTGCAGTTCTACTCCCACCAGGGCGAACCCATCGGCAGGATCTACACACGGGACTACCCTGTGGCCGAGCTCGACGGACACCTGGTCTACGTGCTGCCCTCAGAGGACCCCTCCAGCGAATACGCCTCTCGCCTCTACTACCGCGAAGTCATCCTGCAGTAA
- a CDS encoding 6-bladed beta-propeller, with translation MVKRASILSVGILCLLLFLSCKRETDIDTADSSTGDSPEVTIADSGETHLLRDDLKPLDTVMMIEAVGDSALIVVDAQPSVGYFANHVMTRTYGRIGRGPCEYLEISNIDTNSDSLFVLDSAQAKIIAYNLNTAECLGETSHPILQRAHYLERLDGSYLTGRIYYRVGTPDSTVLLKLVHDNGTVEDLSLTKGEVNPVPVRFPFDLQGINFARYGNRIYAAFPLSGMLAKLDLETHKISTYSMDLVLNRKAFEEATSDSGDAGDLINGGMVEIVRGVFAAKNWVGVSTIRFHREEPNIEKFHVFTPERKLIRSLNYQDNPSIIRGNELLIIDATGPAESRYGYQVTYRQISVY, from the coding sequence ATGGTGAAACGAGCCTCCATCCTTTCGGTGGGTATACTCTGCTTGCTTCTTTTCCTGTCCTGCAAACGGGAGACCGACATTGACACGGCCGATAGCTCAACCGGCGACAGCCCCGAAGTAACCATTGCCGACAGCGGTGAGACCCATCTGCTGCGCGACGACCTGAAGCCGCTTGACACCGTGATGATGATCGAAGCCGTCGGTGACAGCGCTCTGATCGTCGTAGATGCTCAGCCCTCTGTGGGATATTTCGCGAATCATGTGATGACTCGCACCTACGGCAGAATCGGCAGGGGACCATGCGAATACCTGGAAATATCCAACATCGATACGAATAGTGATTCCCTCTTTGTGCTCGACTCCGCCCAGGCGAAAATTATTGCCTATAATTTGAATACAGCTGAGTGTCTCGGTGAGACCAGTCATCCGATACTCCAGCGTGCCCACTACCTGGAACGGCTGGACGGTTCCTATCTCACCGGCCGTATCTACTACAGGGTAGGCACACCCGACAGCACCGTACTGCTCAAGCTGGTTCATGACAATGGAACGGTGGAGGACCTGTCCCTGACCAAGGGCGAGGTGAATCCCGTACCCGTACGATTCCCGTTTGATCTGCAGGGAATCAATTTTGCACGGTACGGCAATCGGATCTATGCAGCCTTCCCTCTAAGCGGAATGCTTGCAAAACTGGACCTTGAGACCCATAAGATAAGCACCTATTCGATGGATTTGGTACTCAACAGAAAGGCTTTCGAGGAGGCCACTTCAGACTCCGGAGATGCCGGCGATCTGATTAACGGGGGTATGGTGGAGATCGTCCGAGGTGTTTTTGCGGCCAAAAACTGGGTAGGTGTAAGCACAATCCGCTTCCATCGGGAGGAACCAAACATCGAGAAGTTTCATGTATTCACCCCTGAAAGAAAGCTCATTCGCAGTTTAAATTATCAGGATAACCCATCCATTATACGAGGCAATGAACTCCTTATAATCGATGCCACCGGTCCAGCGGAGTCACGATACGGCTACCAGGTAACCTATCGGCAGATATCCGTTTATTAA
- a CDS encoding 6-bladed beta-propeller, whose amino-acid sequence MHTKLRTMRTLHLNALSLLFLLAVSCTGSDQPVDPSELEVSLSGSEETHLLKDDMQLLSSIENVMALGDSALLVVDQSPNVALFENHVMTRTFGQQGEGPCEYTRVGAIDVSGDSLYVHAPRQSKVITYRLSTGECTGEVSHESFNAATYLARAGGDFYTARTRYAQSMPDSTRLFFRHARDGEPEPLSFTKSMADPIDTPVPITYPGLNFARSGDMLFAYLPFTRTMISLDANTRETAIHPMELSIPREEIESASDSRRILELINQQMEYVVRLLATDRWVVASVVHPGDAGSDQIRGLQFYTHQGDFIGEVNLDAYRLAIHGNRIIYIRTVEDPSSDYSYEVVYREFTVE is encoded by the coding sequence ATGCATACAAAACTCCGTACCATGCGCACCCTTCATCTAAACGCCCTATCCCTGCTCTTTTTACTGGCAGTCTCATGCACCGGCTCCGACCAGCCTGTAGACCCCTCGGAGCTTGAGGTCAGCCTCTCCGGCAGCGAGGAGACGCACCTGCTGAAGGACGACATGCAACTGCTCTCCTCCATCGAAAATGTAATGGCCCTTGGAGACAGCGCCCTGCTGGTGGTGGACCAGTCTCCCAACGTCGCCCTTTTCGAGAACCACGTGATGACCCGCACCTTCGGCCAGCAGGGCGAGGGGCCCTGCGAATATACCCGAGTGGGTGCAATAGACGTATCCGGCGACTCTCTTTATGTACACGCCCCCCGGCAGTCCAAGGTAATCACCTACCGCCTCAGCACCGGCGAGTGCACCGGGGAGGTGTCCCATGAGAGCTTCAACGCCGCCACCTACCTGGCAAGGGCCGGCGGGGACTTCTACACGGCGCGGACACGCTACGCGCAATCCATGCCTGACTCCACCCGGCTGTTTTTCCGCCATGCCCGGGACGGGGAACCGGAGCCCCTTTCCTTCACCAAGAGCATGGCCGATCCCATCGACACGCCCGTGCCCATCACCTACCCGGGACTCAACTTCGCCCGATCGGGTGATATGCTATTCGCTTACCTGCCCTTCACCCGCACCATGATCTCCCTGGATGCGAATACGCGCGAGACCGCCATCCACCCCATGGAGCTCTCCATCCCGCGGGAAGAGATCGAAAGCGCCTCCGACTCACGCCGCATCCTGGAACTCATCAACCAGCAAATGGAGTACGTGGTGCGCCTGCTTGCCACCGACCGCTGGGTGGTGGCCTCGGTGGTGCATCCGGGTGATGCAGGTTCCGACCAGATCCGCGGCCTGCAGTTCTACACCCACCAGGGAGATTTCATAGGCGAGGTGAACCTGGACGCCTACCGCTTGGCCATACACGGAAACCGCATCATATATATACGCACGGTGGAGGATCCCTCCAGCGACTACAGCTACGAGGTGGTCTACCGGGAGTTTACGGTGGAGTAG
- a CDS encoding 6-bladed beta-propeller — MPRRLSLLLLLFSLALASCTGGEEPNANAPSERSVTVGDVVESHPLEDDMKILDSVAELVPLGGGRHLVQDRSPSVALFEDYRMVRTYGATGEGPCEYSGISAIDTSGDSLFVLSANQAKVVTYHLETGECLGESGNEAFARRAYLERRGDAFYTARTYYVMGAADSTQVLFRIPDGGEAEPLELNVGALDPVETPVTMVAPGLNFLRRDNSLYAYYPFTDQMIRYDMNSGALDRFPLRVDIRREEITKAGENIDEIINIIQNNYQFVQHIVGGADWIAFSVAQQNGSDENATMYVQFYEPDGSFIGEIETEERMVAVEDGRLVLLREASDATAEHTYELIYREVTVE, encoded by the coding sequence ATGCCACGACGACTTTCGCTCCTTCTGCTGCTGTTCTCCCTTGCCCTCGCCTCCTGCACGGGCGGAGAGGAGCCGAACGCCAACGCTCCCTCCGAACGAAGTGTGACGGTGGGTGATGTGGTGGAGAGCCATCCGCTTGAGGATGATATGAAAATCCTGGACAGCGTCGCCGAGTTGGTTCCCCTGGGCGGCGGCCGCCATCTGGTACAGGACCGGTCGCCCTCCGTGGCCCTCTTCGAGGACTACAGGATGGTGCGTACCTACGGCGCCACGGGCGAGGGACCCTGCGAGTACAGCGGCATCTCGGCCATCGACACCTCCGGCGATTCCCTCTTTGTACTGAGCGCCAACCAGGCAAAGGTGGTGACCTACCACCTGGAAACCGGAGAGTGCCTGGGCGAATCCGGTAACGAAGCCTTTGCCAGGCGCGCCTACCTGGAGCGGAGGGGCGACGCCTTCTATACCGCCCGCACCTACTATGTAATGGGCGCCGCCGATTCCACACAGGTACTATTCCGGATCCCTGACGGCGGGGAGGCTGAGCCGCTGGAGCTAAATGTAGGCGCGCTGGATCCGGTCGAAACCCCGGTGACCATGGTGGCCCCGGGCCTCAACTTCCTGCGCAGGGATAACAGCCTCTACGCCTACTATCCCTTCACCGACCAGATGATCCGCTACGACATGAATTCCGGCGCCCTCGACCGATTCCCCCTTCGCGTGGACATCCGGCGCGAGGAGATTACCAAGGCAGGCGAAAACATTGACGAGATCATAAACATCATCCAGAATAACTACCAGTTCGTCCAGCACATTGTGGGGGGAGCCGACTGGATCGCCTTTTCCGTGGCCCAGCAGAACGGCTCGGACGAGAATGCCACGATGTACGTGCAGTTCTACGAGCCGGACGGCTCCTTCATCGGCGAGATTGAAACAGAGGAACGGATGGTGGCCGTGGAGGACGGGCGTCTGGTGCTGCTGCGTGAAGCCTCGGACGCCACGGCCGAACACACCTACGAGCTGATCTACCGTGAAGTAACCGTGGAGTAG
- the metX gene encoding homoserine O-acetyltransferase, whose translation MQHTHTFEKPFVTESGAVIPQPRAAWRSWGKLNQARDNAVVIFHALTGNCEADRWFGGLFGPGGVLNPAGSPDSPGRFVLCINVPGSCYGSSGPRTVNPHTGEPWRASFPEITIRDMVCFQQRVLDLLEITGVELAVGGSMGGMQVLEFCLMDRRARAGVVLAAGAAHSPWAVALNHTQRLAITGDPSWRGGDYPEDDPPRRGLSLARQIAMNSYRAPSDYRRKFGRERRSDGRFQVESYLEYQGDKLCRRFDAVSYLRLSRAMDSHDVGRGRGGLADALSRVQIPVLVAGVSSDGLYPAEEQRELASLLPRGQYTEIDSPHGHDAFLIEFGKMNQIIASFLENQTLESQT comes from the coding sequence ATGCAGCATACCCATACCTTCGAGAAACCTTTCGTCACCGAATCGGGAGCCGTCATCCCACAGCCCAGGGCCGCCTGGCGTAGCTGGGGAAAACTGAACCAGGCGCGTGACAACGCCGTGGTGATCTTCCACGCACTGACCGGCAACTGCGAGGCAGACCGCTGGTTCGGGGGACTGTTCGGACCCGGAGGGGTGCTGAATCCCGCCGGCAGTCCGGATTCTCCGGGACGGTTCGTGCTCTGCATTAACGTGCCCGGAAGCTGCTACGGCAGCAGCGGTCCCCGCACCGTAAATCCCCACACCGGGGAGCCCTGGCGGGCCTCCTTCCCGGAGATTACCATACGCGATATGGTGTGTTTCCAGCAGCGCGTGCTTGACCTGCTGGAAATCACCGGTGTCGAGCTGGCCGTGGGCGGCTCCATGGGAGGCATGCAAGTTCTGGAGTTCTGCCTGATGGACCGGCGGGCCCGCGCCGGCGTCGTGCTGGCGGCCGGCGCCGCCCACAGTCCCTGGGCGGTGGCCCTCAACCACACCCAGCGGCTGGCCATCACGGGCGATCCGTCCTGGCGAGGCGGGGACTACCCCGAAGACGATCCGCCCCGCCGGGGACTCAGCCTGGCCCGGCAGATTGCCATGAACAGCTACCGCGCACCTTCCGATTACCGCCGGAAATTCGGCCGGGAGCGGCGCAGCGACGGGCGTTTCCAGGTGGAATCCTACCTGGAGTACCAGGGTGATAAACTATGCCGGCGCTTTGACGCAGTCTCCTACCTGCGGCTAAGCCGGGCCATGGATTCCCACGATGTGGGTCGCGGCCGCGGGGGCCTCGCCGATGCCCTATCCCGGGTGCAGATACCCGTGCTGGTGGCCGGTGTCAGCTCCGACGGACTCTACCCTGCCGAGGAGCAGCGGGAGCTGGCCTCCCTGCTCCCACGGGGACAGTACACCGAGATCGACTCCCCGCACGGGCACGACGCTTTCCTCATCGAGTTCGGAAAGATGAACCAAATCATCGCCTCTTTCCTGGAAAACCAAACGCTGGAGAGTCAAACCTAA
- a CDS encoding O-acetylhomoserine aminocarboxypropyltransferase/cysteine synthase, translating into MSNQNNGRNYRFETLQLHAGQEADPATGARAVPIYQTTSYEFDDTEHAATLFALKEFGNIYTRIMNPTTDVFEKRIAALEGGAAAVATSSGQSAQFLTVVTIAQAGDNIVSTPFLYGGTYNQFKVTLPRLGIDVKFVEEDTLEAYESAIDEQTKAIYVESIGNPRGNVPDFEGLSKLAGKHGIPLVVDNTFGAAGAICRPIDHGADIVVQSATKWIGGHGTSIGGVITDAGTFNWGNGKFPVFTEPSPAYHGLKFWEVFGEDGPFGNIAFAIRARVEALRDIGAAPSPFNSFLLLQGLETLSLRTERHCENALKLAQWLRRHGDVSWVNYTGLADHPWHKRAEKYLQPNRFGAVLTFGVEGGYEAARSFIENVELSSHLANVGDAKTLVIHPSSTTHQQLSAEEQQSGGVTEDLIRVSVGIEHIDDILEDFEEAFKRIKVTS; encoded by the coding sequence GAACACGCAGCCACGCTTTTTGCCCTCAAGGAGTTCGGCAACATCTATACGCGCATCATGAACCCGACGACCGACGTCTTTGAAAAGCGCATTGCCGCGCTGGAGGGCGGAGCCGCCGCCGTGGCCACCAGCTCCGGGCAGTCGGCCCAGTTCCTGACCGTCGTCACGATCGCGCAGGCCGGCGACAACATCGTATCCACGCCCTTCCTCTACGGAGGCACCTACAACCAGTTCAAGGTGACCCTTCCCCGTCTGGGTATCGACGTGAAATTTGTGGAAGAGGACACCCTGGAGGCGTATGAGTCCGCCATCGACGAGCAGACCAAAGCCATCTACGTGGAATCCATCGGCAATCCGCGCGGAAACGTACCCGACTTCGAGGGGCTGAGCAAGCTGGCCGGAAAGCACGGCATCCCGCTGGTGGTGGACAACACCTTCGGGGCGGCCGGGGCTATCTGCCGCCCTATTGACCACGGCGCCGACATCGTGGTGCAGTCCGCCACCAAGTGGATCGGGGGACACGGCACCAGCATCGGCGGCGTGATCACCGACGCGGGCACCTTCAACTGGGGCAATGGCAAGTTCCCTGTCTTCACGGAGCCCTCTCCGGCCTACCACGGTCTGAAATTCTGGGAGGTGTTCGGAGAGGACGGTCCCTTCGGCAACATCGCCTTTGCCATCCGAGCGCGTGTGGAGGCGCTGAGGGACATCGGCGCGGCGCCCTCCCCTTTCAACAGCTTTCTGCTGCTCCAGGGACTGGAGACCCTCTCGCTGCGCACCGAGCGACACTGCGAAAACGCACTCAAGCTGGCCCAGTGGCTACGCCGTCACGGGGATGTCTCCTGGGTGAACTACACGGGCCTGGCGGACCACCCCTGGCACAAGCGCGCCGAAAAGTACCTGCAGCCGAACCGGTTCGGGGCGGTGCTCACCTTCGGCGTGGAGGGCGGTTACGAGGCTGCACGCTCCTTTATCGAGAACGTGGAGCTCTCCAGTCACCTGGCCAATGTGGGCGACGCCAAGACCCTGGTCATCCACCCCTCCTCCACCACGCACCAGCAGCTCTCGGCCGAGGAGCAGCAATCAGGCGGGGTGACCGAGGACCTGATCCGGGTTTCCGTAGGCATCGAGCACATCGACGACATCCTCGAGGATTTCGAGGAAGCCTTCAAACGCATCAAGGTAACCTCCTGA